Proteins from a single region of Argiope bruennichi chromosome 6, qqArgBrue1.1, whole genome shotgun sequence:
- the LOC129973010 gene encoding PE-PGRS family protein PE_PGRS4-like encodes MFSKVIILCAAFIVTYASAIGTAGLGSHGIAYGAYGVGERGSIVPVDSAPFGYAESGVIGNRRIVDYASSAPVGAGSVGYAGQTAIGGRGIRSYTSGDLGVEGLVGYPGHGLTGGSRIGDYGSAATIGAPAGIVKDEAAPIGQYYINI; translated from the exons ATGTTTTCAAAA GTTATTATCTTGTGTGCTGCTTTCATTGTTACCTATGCTTCTGCGATCGGAACAGCAGGATTGGGCTCACACGGAATAGCGTACGGAGCCTACGGTGTAGGTGAAAGGGGATCTATTGTCCCAGTTGATTCAGCCCCTTTCGGATATGCTGAAAGTGGAGTCATCGGCAATAGAAGAATCGTCGATTATGCAAGTAGCGCCCCTGTAGGAGCAGGCTCTGTCGGATATGCTGGACAAACAGCTATTGGAGGAAGAGGAATCCGTAGCTACACAAGTGGTGACCTTGGAGTAGAAGGCCTTGTCGGATATCCTGGACATGGACTTACAGGAGGAAGCCGAATCGGTGATTATGGAAGCGCAGCCACTATTGGTGCTCCAGCTGGTATCGTGAAAGATGAAGCTGCTCCCATTGGacaatattacattaatatataa